The following coding sequences lie in one Ascaphus truei isolate aAscTru1 unplaced genomic scaffold, aAscTru1.hap1 HAP1_SCAFFOLD_1051, whole genome shotgun sequence genomic window:
- the LOC142475007 gene encoding uncharacterized protein LOC142475007 produces MLCKSNAPAQVQSQAPIIQCQHCKVAFSSPDYLLKHLKFKHPNEYMEKMRTEQSCNIPINMTENASFNQSRQLINNVTASHSKRYILAAATGKDLGESEKSLTWLLDQNAQKRTQTGERPHVCGECGKGFSVSSSLDTHKRTHTRERPHVCGECGKAFSASSNLNTHKRTHTGERPHVCGECGKGFSNLSKLNTHKRTHTGERPHVCGECGKGFSDLSSLNTHKRTHTGERPHVCGECGKGFSQASSLNTHQRTHTGERPHVCGECGKGFSDLSSLRTHKRTHTGERPHVCGECGKGFSVSSSLDTHKRTHTGERPHVCWECGKGFSASSSLNTHKRTHTGERPHVCGECGKRFSALSHLYTHKRTHTGERPHVCGECGKDFSQLSSLNTHQRTHTGERPHVCGECGKGFSDLSKLNIHQRTHTGERPHVCGECGKGFSDLSSLYTHKRTHTGERPHVCGECGKGFSQLSSLNTHQRTHTGERPHVCGECGKGFSDLSKLNIHQRTHTGERPHVCGECGKGFSVSSSLDTHKRTHTRERPHVCGECGKGFSASSNLNTHKRTHTGERPHVCGECGKGFSDLSCLNTHKRTHTGERPHACGECGKGFSQSSILRRHKRTHTGEGPISKARHV; encoded by the coding sequence TACAAAGCCAAGCACCAATAATCCAATGCcaacactgcaaggttgcttttagcagtccggattacctcctcaaacatctgaagttcaaacacccaaatgagtatatggaaaagatgaggacagaacaatcttgcaacattccaataaatatgacagaaaatgcatctttcaaccagtcaaggcaattaataaacaatgtaactgcttctcattccaaaagatatatattagcagctgccacaggaaaggatcttggagaaagtgagaagagtctgacttggttatTAGACCAGAATGCACAGAAGAGAACACAGaccggggagagaccgcatgtatgtggggaatgtgggaagggatttagtgtgtcatccagcctggacacacacaagaggacacacacaagggagagaccgcatgtatgtggggaatgtgggaaggcatTTAGTGCGTCATCCAACCTGAACacgcacaagaggacacacacaggggagagaccgcatgtatgtggggaatgtgggaaaggaTTTAGTAACTTATCCaagctgaacacacacaagaggacacacacaggggagagaccgcatgtatgtggggaatgtgggaagggatttagtgacttatccagcctgaacacacacaagaggacacacacaggggagagaccgcatgtatgtggggaatgtgggaagggatttagtcaggcatccagcctgaacacacaccagaggacacacacaggggagagacctcatgtatgtggggaatgtgggaagggatttagtgacttatccagcctgaggacacacaagaggacacacacaggggagagaccgcatgtatgtggggaatgtgggaagggatttagtgtgtcatccagcctggacacacacaagaggacacacacaggggagagaccgcatgtatgttgggaatgtgggaagggatttagtgcgtcatccagcctgaacacgcacaagaggacacacacaggggagagaccgcatgtatgtggggaatgtgggaagagattTAGTGCCTTATCCCACCtgtacacacacaagaggacacacacaggggagagaccgcatgtatgtggggaatgtgggaaggattttagtcagttatccagcctgaacacacaccagaggacacacacaggggagagaccacatgtatgtggggaatgtgggaagggatttagtgacttgtcCAAGCTGAACATAcaccagaggacacacacaggggagagaccgcatgtatgtggggaatgtgggaagggatttagtgacttatccagcctgtacacacacaagaggacacacacaggggagagaccgcatgtatgtggggaatgtgggaagggatttagtcagttatccagcctgaacacacaccagaggacacacacaggggagagaccgcatgtatgtggggaatgtgggaagggatttagtgacttgtcCAAGCTGAACATAcaccagaggacacacacaggggagagaccgcatgtatgtggggaatgtgggaagggatttagtgtgtcatccagcctcgacacacacaagaggacacacacacgggagagaccgcatgtatgtggggaatgtgggaagggatttagtgcgtcatccaacctgaacacgcacaagaggacacacacaggggagagaccgcatgtatgtggggaatgtgggaagggatttagtgacttatcctgCCTGAACacgcacaagaggacacacacaggggagagaccgcatgcatgtggggaatgtgggaagggatttagtcagtcatccatcctgaggagacacaagaggacacacacaggggagggacctatctctaaagccaggcatgtttag